The Nocardioides sp. cx-173 genome segment CGCGAGCGCATCCGCACCCACTGGAACCGCGAGCGGGTCACCCTGGTGGTGGTCGGCGTCGTCTCCTTCTATGTCACCTACGTCAGCTACCGCAACCTCAAGTCGTGCCTGCCGATCGCGCGGGGGGACGTCGAGTACGACCGCGAGCTGATGTACCTGGACCGGGTGCTGTTCTTCGGTCAGGATCCGCCGGTCGTCCTGCACGCGCTCCTCGGCGAGACCTTCTCGGCGCACATCCTGTCCTACATCTACGTGCTCTTCCTGCCGATGGTGCCGCTGATGCTGACGGCCTGGCTGGTGTGGTCGCGCAACATCTCCTTCGGCTACTGGTTCGCCACGTCGCAGTGCCTGGCCTGGTCGCTCGGCACGCTGTCGTACTACGCGCTGCCCACCAAGGGCCCCGGCTTCGAGTACTTCTCGCGCTACAACGACCTGACCCACACCCCGACCACCGACCTGATGAACAGCCTGGCCTCGGCGCGGATCGACGTCATCCACGGCGGTGTCACCGGCATCGTGCAGTCGGTCGCGGGGTTCGCGAGCCTGCACTGCGCAATCACGCTGCTGTTCGCGCTCATGGTCCAGTTCACCCTGCGCAGCCGCCTGCTCAAGGCCGTCTTTTGGGCCAACTTCGCGATCACGGTCGTCGCGACGCTCTACTTCGGCTGGCACTACCTCGCCGACGACGTCGCCGGGATCATGATCGCCTTCGTCTCCTTCTACCTCGGCGGCCTCGCGACCGGCCAGAGGTTCGACAAGCGGAGCCTGCGCTCCCACCCCACCACCGCCACCTCGGCGATCCCCGTCCACCCTGCCTGAGTCGCGGCCGGCGGAT includes the following:
- a CDS encoding phosphatase PAP2 family protein codes for the protein MYRRAYVTCIGTAAVMGILALIVSNHYDRPLLDPEGKFLGPSWARLPLLLVGAVVLDLLPRTLWLSRLRPSAMAGIVRERIRTHWNRERVTLVVVGVVSFYVTYVSYRNLKSCLPIARGDVEYDRELMYLDRVLFFGQDPPVVLHALLGETFSAHILSYIYVLFLPMVPLMLTAWLVWSRNISFGYWFATSQCLAWSLGTLSYYALPTKGPGFEYFSRYNDLTHTPTTDLMNSLASARIDVIHGGVTGIVQSVAGFASLHCAITLLFALMVQFTLRSRLLKAVFWANFAITVVATLYFGWHYLADDVAGIMIAFVSFYLGGLATGQRFDKRSLRSHPTTATSAIPVHPA